The DNA region GTAATCGTTTTCGTAGTTTCATTGGGGGCGAACATTACCGTGCCGGTTAACCCGGTCGCTCCCGAGGTTCCACCGATGTTGTTGAAATCGCTGCCGTTGGTCGCGGAACCGGTGATCGCGAAATCGACTTGGCTGGCGTAGTTCGTGTTTCCTGTCTTGGTAATTGTGAACGTGCGCGGGCTGGGGCCGGCGTTTTGTTCGTCAAAGGTCTCATCGCCGGTGACGCTGAAAGTCGCCGTGCCGCCGAACACGGTGACCACGAAACTTTGCGTGGCCGTCAGTCCACCGGCATCCTGGGCTTGCACAGTCACGGTGGCTGTTCCCGCGCCCGTCGGAGCGAAGTCGATGGTCAGCGTGTCGGCGGTGTTGTCCACGCTCGTCGAGAAGAACGCGGGATCGGCGCTGGTCACCGAGTAAACCAAATCGGCGTCCGCCGTTTCCGCATCGGCGAAGAAGTCATGGAGATTGATGACGCGATCAGCAGCATTCGGGTCTTCCTGCTGATTCGTATCGGCAATCGTGCCGGTCGCAGTCGGCGGTGTATTGACCGGGCCGCCCTGGATGCGAAAGACTTCATCACCGATTCCCGTATCTGTGGCCTCCAAAATCAGGTCGCCATTGAAAATAACTAGGTCGCCGTTAGGATCCTTTTCCACACTCGGGAAGCCGTCATCATTACCATTCAGATTAGTTTCGAGTTCGTACTGTCCGGTGGAGGTGTTGTACTCGAACAATTCTCGCCCGACATTACTCTCCATCACCGCGAACAAGCGGTTGTTGAATACGAACTGCTCGGTCAGGTTCGAT from Thalassoroseus pseudoceratinae includes:
- a CDS encoding Calx-beta domain-containing protein produces the protein SNLTEQFVFNNRLFAVMESNVGRELFEYNTSTGQYELETNLNGNDDGFPSVEKDPNGDLVIFNGDLILEATDTGIGDEVFRIQGGPVNTPPTATGTIADTNQQEDPNAADRVINLHDFFADAETADADLVYSVTSADPAFFSTSVDNTADTLTIDFAPTGAGTATVTVQAQDAGGLTATQSFVVTVFGGTATFSVTGDETFDEQNAGPSPRTFTITKTGNTNYASQVDFAITGSATNGSDFNNIGGTSGATGLTGTVMFAPNETTKTITLDVLGDVLVELDETIVVTLSNPSEAGSGTANLGTTSASKSIQNDDAATISIGDATIIEG